The following proteins are encoded in a genomic region of Rudaeicoccus suwonensis:
- a CDS encoding ABC transporter ATP-binding protein, with product MTPTFTKIVADKVTCTVNKIVLLPPTSLTIKAGENIAITGQNGCGKTTFLRVLTGNLRPTGGKITRDDQPIDERDPATRQVIAPLIGPVAGFRDLTVADHLIMVDQTWGGDREGACERIAAVLNRLDILQFGNRFMHELSSGQRQLAELSMVLLRPSALLVLDEPEQRLDEGRRTLLGEVLRERIKTGSSVVWVCHDKAMAEASATRIVRFPQGS from the coding sequence GTGACACCGACCTTCACCAAGATCGTCGCCGACAAGGTCACCTGCACGGTCAACAAGATCGTTTTGCTGCCGCCCACCTCGTTGACGATCAAGGCGGGCGAGAACATCGCCATCACCGGTCAGAACGGTTGCGGCAAGACGACCTTCCTGCGGGTGCTGACCGGCAACCTGCGCCCGACCGGCGGCAAGATCACCCGTGACGACCAGCCGATCGACGAGCGTGACCCGGCGACCCGCCAGGTCATCGCGCCGCTCATCGGGCCGGTTGCGGGTTTCCGCGATCTCACGGTTGCCGACCATTTGATCATGGTCGACCAGACATGGGGCGGCGACCGCGAGGGTGCCTGCGAGCGGATCGCCGCGGTGCTCAATCGTCTTGACATACTGCAGTTCGGAAACCGGTTCATGCACGAATTGTCTTCCGGTCAGCGGCAATTGGCTGAACTGTCGATGGTGCTGCTGCGGCCGTCGGCGCTGCTGGTGCTTGACGAACCCGAGCAGCGTCTCGACGAGGGTCGCCGGACGTTGCTGGGCGAGGTGTTGCGTGAGCGGATCAAGACCGGCTCGTCAGTCGTGTGGGTGTGCCACGACAAGGCGATGGCTGAGGCGTCCGCGACCCGCATCGTGCGCTTCCCACAAGGCTCCTGA
- the thpR gene encoding RNA 2',3'-cyclic phosphodiesterase: protein MSRMFVAVVPPLPVKEDLAEFLQPRAEHPWIDADQWHVTLAFLADVQDARLDDLIDGLTAAGAKRKPFGLQLSGAGAFPDPSRAKVLWMDPTGMPGDLAELDRLAANTRAAAAHSGAAPDGRTFRRHLSVSRLSRPSQQMRWVQVLDTYRGPCWQVEDFELIRSYLGEGPHGRPRYETVGTFPLGVSGPAAQT, encoded by the coding sequence ATGAGTCGCATGTTCGTGGCGGTCGTCCCGCCCCTGCCAGTGAAAGAAGACCTCGCCGAGTTCCTGCAGCCACGCGCTGAGCATCCGTGGATCGATGCCGACCAGTGGCACGTCACGTTGGCCTTCCTGGCCGATGTGCAGGACGCACGCCTGGACGATCTGATCGATGGGTTGACCGCGGCCGGCGCGAAGCGAAAACCTTTCGGACTGCAGCTGTCCGGCGCCGGCGCCTTTCCCGATCCGAGCCGTGCGAAAGTGCTCTGGATGGACCCCACCGGAATGCCGGGCGACCTCGCCGAACTCGATCGGCTGGCTGCCAACACCCGCGCTGCTGCCGCACACAGCGGAGCTGCGCCCGACGGACGGACCTTCCGTCGGCACCTGAGCGTGAGTCGACTCAGCAGGCCCTCGCAACAGATGCGCTGGGTGCAGGTGCTGGACACCTATCGCGGACCTTGTTGGCAGGTCGAGGACTTCGAGCTCATTCGGTCGTATCTGGGCGAGGGGCCGCACGGCCGGCCGCGTTACGAAACAGTCGGGACATTTCCACTCGGCGTGTCCGGACCTGCTGCGCAAACGTGA
- a CDS encoding long-chain-fatty-acid--CoA ligase, with translation MTNLAENLKATAVAHPDSIAIRLDDLTMTYAELRDAASRFATYLVERGIAAGDRVALSQPNLPTFPVIFYGALWAGATVIPMNPLFKPREIEYYLSDAGASLMFGMPGDAAEGAKEADVTFEAVTPEWLGGDWRNSEPMPEPVARERDDTAVLLYTSGTTGRPKGAELTHHNLDSNCHLVVRTLLESDETDVIMGCLPLFHVFGLTCGLNSAVLCGATLTLIARFDPAKALEVIERDKVTIFQGVPTMYNAMLGAADGHDADLSSLRTCCSGGSSMPVEVMRRFEERFGAKVLEGYGLSETSPVASFNLPHLERKPGSIGVPLETVQMRLAERDGSDTPKGEIGEIAIRGDLIMKGYWGRPEATAEAIRDGWFYSGDLATVDDDGYFFIVDRSKDLIIRGGYNVYPREIEEVLYEHPDVVEAAVVGIPDEHLGEDVAAYVVLAPGSNLDAHTLQEWTKERVAAYKYPRQITFIEALPKGATGKILKRELRERQG, from the coding sequence ATGACCAACCTGGCAGAGAACCTCAAGGCGACCGCCGTCGCCCACCCGGATTCGATCGCGATCCGCCTCGACGATCTGACCATGACGTATGCCGAGTTGCGGGATGCAGCAAGCAGATTCGCGACCTATCTGGTCGAGCGTGGAATCGCCGCCGGCGATCGTGTCGCTCTGTCCCAACCGAACCTGCCGACCTTCCCGGTCATCTTCTACGGGGCGCTCTGGGCGGGCGCCACCGTCATACCGATGAATCCGCTGTTCAAGCCGCGTGAGATCGAGTACTACCTGTCCGACGCCGGGGCGTCCTTGATGTTCGGGATGCCGGGCGACGCCGCCGAGGGCGCGAAGGAGGCGGATGTCACATTCGAGGCGGTCACCCCTGAATGGCTCGGCGGCGATTGGCGCAACAGCGAGCCGATGCCCGAGCCGGTCGCCCGCGAGCGTGACGACACCGCCGTGCTGCTCTACACCTCCGGCACCACCGGTCGGCCCAAGGGCGCCGAACTCACGCATCACAACCTCGATTCCAACTGCCATCTCGTGGTGCGCACCCTGCTGGAGTCGGACGAGACCGACGTCATCATGGGCTGCCTGCCGTTGTTCCACGTCTTCGGCCTCACCTGCGGCCTGAACTCCGCGGTGTTGTGCGGCGCAACGCTGACGCTGATCGCACGCTTCGACCCGGCCAAGGCGCTGGAGGTCATCGAGCGTGACAAGGTCACGATCTTCCAGGGCGTGCCGACGATGTACAACGCCATGCTCGGCGCGGCGGACGGGCACGACGCCGACCTGTCGTCGCTGCGCACCTGCTGCTCCGGCGGATCGAGTATGCCGGTGGAGGTCATGCGTCGCTTCGAGGAGCGCTTCGGCGCGAAAGTGCTTGAAGGATATGGGCTTTCGGAGACGTCACCGGTGGCGTCCTTCAACCTGCCGCACCTCGAACGTAAGCCCGGATCGATCGGTGTGCCGTTGGAGACGGTGCAGATGCGCCTTGCCGAGCGTGACGGTTCGGACACTCCCAAGGGCGAGATCGGTGAGATCGCCATACGCGGGGATCTGATCATGAAGGGCTACTGGGGCCGCCCGGAGGCGACGGCCGAGGCGATCCGCGACGGGTGGTTCTACTCCGGCGACCTGGCGACCGTCGACGACGACGGCTACTTCTTCATCGTCGACCGCTCCAAGGACCTGATCATCCGCGGCGGCTACAACGTCTACCCCCGCGAGATCGAGGAAGTGCTCTATGAGCACCCGGATGTCGTTGAGGCCGCAGTGGTCGGGATTCCCGATGAGCATCTCGGCGAAGATGTCGCGGCATACGTGGTGCTCGCACCGGGATCGAATCTTGATGCCCACACGTTGCAGGAGTGGACCAAGGAACGTGTCGCGGCCTACAAGTACCCGCGGCAGATCACGTTCATCGAGGCGCTGCCCAAGGGCGCGACCGGCAAGATCCTCAAGCGCGAACTCCGCGAGCGGCAGGGTTGA
- a CDS encoding MarR family winged helix-turn-helix transcriptional regulator → MNDELNDTGSRLLSAVARLNRWATRHAELRIPHAQARLLALIDQVGPARIGELAVADHCSQPTMTTQVQRIEAAGWAFRTSDSKDARVAMIDLTPAGRAELQELRIARARTLAPQLDKLTDDERHALESATEIILRLVSDSYEPTAGKTSVQ, encoded by the coding sequence ATGAACGACGAACTGAACGACACCGGATCGCGGCTCCTGTCGGCTGTCGCCCGGCTGAATCGGTGGGCGACCCGTCATGCCGAATTGCGTATTCCTCACGCCCAGGCGCGCCTGCTCGCGCTCATCGACCAGGTCGGCCCGGCCCGGATCGGTGAACTGGCGGTAGCTGACCACTGCAGTCAGCCGACCATGACCACGCAGGTGCAGCGGATCGAAGCCGCCGGGTGGGCGTTCCGCACCAGCGATTCCAAGGACGCGCGCGTCGCGATGATCGATCTCACGCCTGCGGGTCGCGCTGAGTTGCAAGAGCTCCGCATTGCGCGCGCCCGCACCCTGGCGCCGCAGTTGGACAAGCTCACCGACGACGAGCGGCATGCGCTGGAGAGCGCGACCGAGATCATCCTGCGTCTGGTCAGCGACAGTTACGAGCCGACCGCGGGCAAAACCAGCGTGCAGTGA
- a CDS encoding App1 family protein → MSHRHPASRLEDAVNQTVARRLAKRGWRLQVMPFMGYGGADFARIMGRVVLAKQGQPVTAPTADEAPARRGFRAFFTAPLADVDVVVRCGGQTVAATTDRGGYIDVEVRDHGFAPGWHTATITAQDVHAEAPVQIISAEARFGIISDIDDTCLITTLPRPMIAAWNTFVLEETARKVVPGMPAMYRSLLAADPHAPIVYLSTGAWNTQPILTRFFRRHGFPAGPLLLTDWGPTTDSIFRSGREHKRSTLRRLAREFPDIKWLLVGDDGQHDPVIYEEFALEQPEHVECIAIRQLTATQQMLSHGHPLARDDLRGRPVRVMVCEGPDGFALHRLVRKARAAFDELAMSSTGSDDTAALEQHHA, encoded by the coding sequence ATGTCGCACCGGCACCCTGCTTCGCGCCTCGAGGACGCGGTCAACCAGACCGTCGCCCGTCGCCTCGCCAAGCGCGGCTGGCGCCTGCAGGTCATGCCGTTCATGGGGTATGGCGGTGCGGATTTTGCGCGGATCATGGGTCGGGTCGTGCTGGCCAAACAGGGCCAGCCCGTGACGGCGCCGACCGCCGATGAGGCGCCGGCGCGGCGCGGTTTCCGTGCATTCTTCACCGCGCCGCTCGCCGATGTCGACGTAGTCGTCCGATGTGGCGGTCAGACCGTCGCCGCGACCACCGATCGCGGCGGTTACATCGACGTGGAGGTCCGCGACCACGGTTTCGCGCCCGGGTGGCACACGGCGACGATCACAGCGCAGGATGTCCACGCCGAGGCACCCGTGCAGATCATCAGCGCCGAGGCGCGCTTCGGAATCATCAGCGACATCGACGACACCTGTCTGATCACCACACTGCCGCGGCCGATGATCGCTGCGTGGAACACCTTCGTGCTGGAGGAGACTGCCCGCAAGGTGGTGCCGGGGATGCCGGCGATGTATCGCTCGCTGCTCGCCGCGGATCCGCATGCGCCGATCGTGTACCTGTCGACAGGGGCATGGAACACCCAGCCGATTCTGACGCGCTTCTTCCGACGGCACGGATTCCCGGCAGGTCCGCTGCTGCTGACCGACTGGGGGCCTACCACCGACAGCATCTTCCGCAGCGGTCGCGAGCACAAACGATCGACGCTGAGACGACTGGCACGGGAGTTTCCGGACATCAAGTGGTTGCTTGTCGGCGACGACGGCCAGCACGACCCGGTGATCTACGAAGAGTTCGCACTCGAACAGCCCGAGCATGTCGAGTGCATCGCCATACGTCAGCTGACGGCGACGCAGCAGATGCTCTCTCACGGGCACCCGCTGGCCCGTGACGACCTGCGCGGCCGGCCGGTGCGCGTGATGGTGTGCGAGGGTCCGGATGGCTTCGCGTTGCACCGGCTGGTGCGCAAAGCGCGCGCGGCTTTCGACGAATTGGCAATGTCATCAACGGGTTCCGATGACACAGCTGCACTGGAGCAACATCATGCCTGA
- a CDS encoding Fpg/Nei family DNA glycosylase, whose product MPELPEVQGLVDFLRGRIVDEAVAGIELGSFSVLKTFDPAPQALAGLLVTDVTRHGKFVDIDVDGIHLIFHLSRAGWLRWSDALSTTVLRPGKSPIALRCRFADGAGFDLTEAGTQKRLAVYLVRSPAEVPGIASLGPDPLEMSLEEFTALLAGRRMQIKGLLRDQSVLAGVGNAYSDEVLHAARLSPYAIAGSLDGESVSRLYDALRGVLSDAIAAASGNPAKELKDVKRAGMRVHGRTGEACPVCGDVVREVSFADRSMQYCATCQTGGKPLADRRMSRLLK is encoded by the coding sequence ATGCCTGAGCTGCCAGAAGTGCAGGGGCTGGTCGACTTCCTGCGGGGGCGCATCGTCGACGAGGCCGTCGCCGGCATCGAGCTGGGATCATTCTCGGTGCTCAAGACCTTCGACCCGGCGCCGCAGGCGCTCGCCGGACTGCTGGTCACCGACGTGACGCGGCACGGCAAGTTCGTCGACATCGACGTCGACGGGATCCACCTGATCTTCCATCTGTCGCGTGCCGGCTGGCTGCGCTGGTCCGACGCGTTGTCGACCACTGTGCTGCGGCCGGGCAAGTCCCCGATCGCGTTGCGGTGCAGGTTCGCCGACGGCGCCGGCTTCGACCTGACCGAGGCCGGCACGCAGAAGCGGCTGGCGGTCTACCTGGTGCGCTCGCCGGCCGAGGTGCCCGGGATCGCGTCGCTGGGCCCCGACCCGCTGGAGATGTCGCTGGAAGAATTCACGGCGCTGTTGGCGGGGCGTCGCATGCAGATCAAGGGCCTGCTGCGCGACCAGTCGGTGCTCGCCGGGGTCGGAAATGCGTACTCCGACGAGGTTCTGCACGCGGCCCGGCTCTCGCCATACGCGATCGCGGGTTCCCTTGACGGTGAATCAGTTTCGCGGCTGTATGACGCGCTTCGCGGCGTCCTGTCCGATGCGATCGCGGCGGCGTCGGGCAACCCGGCGAAGGAACTCAAGGACGTCAAGCGCGCCGGGATGCGCGTGCACGGACGCACCGGCGAGGCCTGCCCGGTGTGCGGCGACGTGGTGCGAGAGGTGTCGTTCGCGGATCGGTCGATGCAGTACTGCGCCACCTGCCAGACCGGTGGCAAACCGCTGGCCGACCGGCGGATGTCGCGCCTGCTGAAGTAA
- a CDS encoding type II toxin-antitoxin system death-on-curing family toxin, with amino-acid sequence MSDFLDSAAHRPRAVLYGKEAYPTIDRKAAALLQSLVDNHALVDGNRRLGWLSTVVFYGLNGIDVQAPDDPAFDLVMAVASGHGDLALIATTLAGWHS; translated from the coding sequence ATGTCGGACTTTCTGGACTCAGCGGCACATCGGCCGCGAGCCGTGCTCTACGGCAAGGAGGCGTACCCAACCATCGACCGCAAAGCCGCTGCGCTGCTGCAGTCACTCGTCGACAACCATGCGCTCGTCGACGGCAACAGGCGTCTCGGCTGGCTTTCGACCGTGGTGTTCTACGGCCTGAACGGCATCGACGTCCAAGCACCGGACGACCCGGCATTCGACCTCGTCATGGCCGTTGCGAGCGGCCACGGTGACCTGGCTCTGATCGCCACGACCTTGGCCGGCTGGCACAGTTGA
- a CDS encoding CopG family transcriptional regulator → MTLRLSEQDEQTLAELAASEGVSRQEATVRAIREAAARRGHELQVRELSARARERYAEVLERLGE, encoded by the coding sequence ATGACTTTGCGATTGTCCGAGCAAGATGAGCAGACACTGGCCGAACTCGCCGCGTCGGAGGGCGTGAGCCGACAAGAGGCGACAGTGCGAGCGATTCGCGAGGCCGCAGCCCGACGCGGACACGAGTTGCAGGTGCGCGAGCTGTCGGCTCGGGCGCGCGAGCGATATGCCGAGGTGTTGGAGCGCCTCGGCGAATGA
- a CDS encoding rhodanese-like domain-containing protein — translation MSHQLNPSDLTDDAVILDVREQNEWDAGHAANAIHIPLGELPARFGELPEVDEADPLPVICRAGGRSARAVAWLTQQGYDAVNVDGGMQGWQAAGKAMTTDDGSDATVI, via the coding sequence ATGAGCCACCAGTTGAACCCGAGCGACCTGACCGACGACGCCGTGATCCTGGACGTGCGCGAACAGAACGAGTGGGATGCCGGTCACGCCGCGAACGCGATTCACATCCCATTGGGCGAGCTGCCGGCCCGTTTCGGCGAGCTGCCCGAGGTCGACGAGGCCGATCCGCTACCGGTGATCTGCCGGGCCGGCGGCCGCTCCGCGCGTGCCGTGGCATGGCTGACGCAACAGGGCTACGACGCGGTCAACGTCGACGGCGGCATGCAGGGGTGGCAGGCCGCCGGCAAGGCGATGACCACCGACGACGGTTCCGACGCCACCGTCATCTGA